The Saccharothrix variisporea genome has a segment encoding these proteins:
- a CDS encoding helix-turn-helix transcriptional regulator: MNTRLSLVGGTTRDTGVDAVLASAQREVLVLSTGALGSIGRVDRDNLRRGVRYRVLVPDSVRLSGKVTAFAAAGAEVRTETAVPMDALVVDGTTALLPGPHTGVAAFRLSGVVAATTALFDRMWPVAVPLAPAEPVEHREALSPRERDLLALLWSGATDDSAAARLGISVRTVRRMVSDIMNRLGARSRFQAGAKAADRGWLMDRAG, translated from the coding sequence ATGAACACCCGGTTGAGCCTGGTAGGGGGCACTACCCGGGACACGGGCGTGGACGCGGTGCTGGCGTCGGCCCAACGGGAAGTGCTGGTGCTGAGCACCGGCGCGCTGGGTTCGATCGGCCGGGTGGACCGCGACAACCTGCGCCGGGGCGTCCGCTACCGGGTGCTGGTGCCCGACTCCGTGCGCCTGTCCGGCAAGGTCACCGCCTTCGCGGCGGCCGGCGCGGAGGTCCGCACGGAGACCGCCGTGCCGATGGACGCCCTGGTCGTGGACGGCACGACCGCCCTGCTCCCCGGACCGCACACCGGCGTGGCCGCGTTCCGGCTGAGCGGCGTCGTCGCGGCCACCACCGCCCTGTTCGACCGGATGTGGCCGGTGGCGGTGCCGCTGGCGCCCGCCGAGCCGGTCGAGCACCGGGAAGCGCTGAGCCCGCGCGAACGCGACCTGCTCGCCCTGCTGTGGTCCGGCGCCACCGACGACTCGGCGGCGGCCCGCCTGGGCATCTCCGTCCGCACGGTCCGGCGCATGGTCTCCGACATCATGAACCGGCTCGGGGCCCGCAGCCGCTTCCAGGCCGGCGCCAAGGCGGCCGACCGCGGCTGGCTGATGGACCGTGCCGGATGA
- the eccCa gene encoding type VII secretion protein EccCa: MATVVVKRPARVPAPEMPAGELILQPPPEIPPPPGRQWAQLFTVLPMVAMMGATILLFSGSMTGQIRFVVYGLMGVGMLGMVAMGLVQGGGPSKREMGHARRNYLRHLAQHRLRLRRSVRRQRAVMEYLHPEPGSLWSLVGSHRLWERRRDDADFGVARIGRGAQTPTTAVVAPDTKPLEELEPLSALALRRFITTYASVDRLPVAIAVNGFSRVHLRGDRTAALGLARSLVAQLATLQSPEDLRIAVCADEERRPDWEWLKWLPHALHPERTDALGPLRLVAATVPALESMLEEELAKRPRFDPEVDTRSPGPHLVVLLDGGSVAGSGHLMTGGGVEGVTVVDLTTTPPRTPDRTTVVLDVTADGELTAETTDGTSPLGVADAFGPQAAEGLARQLAPLRLTAGVRGDAPMTAELGLADLLDLGDPYAFDPDDTWVPRPNRDRLRVKYGIRGDGTPIELDLKESAQDGMGPHGLLIGATGSGKSELLRTLVLALAVTHPPSSLNFALVDFKGGATFTRLDALPHTSAVITNLADELHLVDRMTDAINGELIRRQELLRAAGNFSSLRDYEKARAAGAPLPEVPTLLVICDEFSELLSAKPDFIDMFVQIGRVGRSLGVHLLLASQRLEEGRLRGLETHLSYRIGLRTFSELESRAVLGVSDAFQLPRAPGHGFLKVGMDPMERFRAAYVSGVHQRHTGPTAPQTNADRFVLHEFTTSYIAPDVEVEESAPEADQDAVGETLLDILVDRLTGRGTPAHQVWLPPLGESPTLDALLPPITVDPHRGLTAGEGDLKPVLGLVDRPFEQRRDPLVLDLSGAAGHVLVLGAPQTGKSTTLRTLVTALALTHTPREVQFYCLDFGGGALAALADLPHVSGVSGRLATGAVRRTVAEVGTVLAHRERLFAEHGIDGMATYRRLRAEGGFPDHPHGDVFLVIDGWQTLRGEFADLEEAVGDIAARGLSYGVHVVASAARSFDLRMNIRDLFGSKLELRIGDPIDSVVDRRAAMSVPADAPGRGISMSAHQMLIALPRIDGKPTPDDGTEALRALVTSISTAWQGDRAPSVRLLPGVLPLTELPAQDDLTGPEAGLAVGIHEKDLSPLRLDFTADPHFFLLADTQSGKTSFLRALSHRITAAYTPEQARIILVDHRRSLLDEVPEEHLLGYGTNDAHSRGLLGEVAEAMTQRLPGPDVTAEQLRARNWWKGPEIFVLVDDYDMVATHQEHPLMPLLPLVAQGSDIGLHVVLARRTGGAGRGLFEPFLARLREVGTPALMMSGDRDEGPLLGGMRAQVLPPGRGWLIDRRGHKGLVQLAWHPPRN; encoded by the coding sequence ATGGCGACTGTCGTGGTGAAGAGGCCGGCCCGCGTGCCCGCGCCGGAGATGCCGGCGGGTGAGCTGATCCTCCAGCCCCCGCCGGAGATCCCGCCCCCGCCCGGACGGCAGTGGGCGCAGCTGTTCACCGTGCTGCCGATGGTGGCCATGATGGGCGCGACGATCCTGTTGTTCTCCGGCAGCATGACCGGGCAGATCCGGTTCGTCGTCTACGGCCTGATGGGCGTGGGCATGCTGGGCATGGTCGCCATGGGCCTGGTGCAGGGCGGCGGCCCGAGCAAGCGGGAGATGGGGCACGCCCGCCGCAACTACCTGCGGCACCTGGCCCAGCACCGGTTGCGGCTGCGGCGGTCGGTGCGGCGGCAGCGCGCGGTCATGGAGTACCTGCACCCGGAACCCGGGTCGCTGTGGTCGCTGGTCGGGAGCCACCGACTCTGGGAGCGGCGTCGGGACGACGCGGACTTCGGCGTCGCCCGGATCGGCCGGGGCGCGCAGACCCCGACCACGGCGGTGGTCGCACCGGACACGAAACCGCTGGAGGAGCTGGAGCCGCTGTCCGCGCTGGCGTTGCGCCGGTTCATCACCACCTACGCCTCCGTGGACCGCCTGCCGGTCGCCATCGCCGTCAACGGGTTCAGCCGCGTCCACCTGCGCGGCGACCGCACCGCCGCCCTCGGCCTGGCCCGGTCCCTCGTCGCCCAGCTCGCCACGCTCCAGTCGCCGGAGGACCTGCGGATCGCGGTGTGCGCGGACGAGGAGCGCCGACCCGACTGGGAGTGGCTGAAGTGGCTGCCGCACGCGTTGCACCCCGAGCGCACCGACGCCCTCGGTCCGCTGCGGCTGGTCGCGGCGACCGTGCCCGCGCTGGAGTCCATGTTGGAGGAGGAACTGGCCAAGCGCCCGCGGTTCGACCCGGAGGTGGACACCCGCTCACCCGGACCACACCTCGTCGTGCTGCTGGACGGCGGCTCGGTCGCCGGTTCGGGTCACCTGATGACCGGCGGTGGCGTCGAGGGCGTCACGGTCGTGGACCTCACCACCACCCCACCCCGCACACCGGACCGCACCACCGTCGTGCTGGACGTCACCGCCGACGGCGAGCTGACCGCCGAAACCACCGACGGCACGTCACCCCTGGGCGTGGCCGACGCCTTCGGCCCGCAAGCCGCGGAAGGCCTGGCCCGGCAGCTCGCGCCGCTGCGCCTGACCGCGGGCGTGCGCGGCGACGCGCCGATGACCGCCGAGCTGGGCCTGGCCGACCTGCTGGACCTGGGCGACCCGTACGCGTTCGACCCGGACGACACGTGGGTGCCGCGCCCCAACCGCGACCGGCTGCGGGTCAAGTACGGCATCCGCGGCGACGGCACGCCGATCGAGCTGGACCTCAAGGAGTCCGCGCAGGACGGCATGGGTCCGCACGGCCTGCTGATCGGCGCGACCGGCTCCGGCAAGTCGGAGCTGCTGCGCACGCTGGTCCTGGCGCTGGCCGTGACCCACCCGCCCAGCTCCCTGAACTTCGCGCTGGTGGACTTCAAGGGCGGCGCCACCTTCACCCGCCTGGACGCCCTGCCGCACACCAGCGCCGTGATCACCAACCTCGCCGACGAGCTGCACCTGGTCGACCGGATGACCGACGCCATCAACGGCGAGCTGATCCGCCGCCAGGAGCTGCTGCGCGCCGCCGGCAACTTCTCGTCCCTCCGCGACTACGAGAAGGCCCGCGCCGCCGGCGCCCCGCTCCCGGAGGTGCCCACCCTCCTCGTCATCTGCGACGAGTTCTCCGAACTGCTCTCCGCCAAGCCGGACTTCATCGACATGTTCGTCCAAATCGGACGTGTCGGCCGTTCCCTGGGCGTACACCTCCTCCTCGCCTCCCAACGCCTCGAAGAGGGGCGTTTGCGCGGCCTCGAAACCCACCTGTCGTACCGGATCGGCCTGCGGACGTTCTCCGAACTGGAAAGCCGAGCGGTCCTGGGCGTTTCGGACGCGTTCCAACTCCCGCGCGCTCCCGGGCACGGCTTCCTCAAGGTCGGCATGGACCCGATGGAACGCTTCCGAGCCGCGTACGTGTCCGGCGTGCACCAGCGCCACACCGGCCCCACCGCACCACAGACCAACGCCGACCGCTTCGTGCTGCACGAGTTCACCACCTCCTACATCGCACCGGACGTGGAGGTCGAGGAGTCCGCCCCGGAGGCCGACCAGGACGCCGTGGGCGAAACCCTGCTCGACATCCTCGTGGACCGCCTGACCGGCCGCGGCACCCCCGCCCACCAGGTGTGGCTGCCGCCCCTCGGGGAGTCCCCCACCCTCGACGCCCTGCTCCCCCCGATCACGGTCGACCCCCACCGCGGCCTCACCGCGGGCGAAGGCGACCTGAAACCCGTCCTGGGCCTGGTGGACCGCCCGTTCGAGCAGCGCAGGGACCCGCTGGTGCTCGACCTGTCGGGCGCGGCCGGCCACGTGCTGGTCCTCGGCGCACCGCAAACCGGCAAGAGCACCACCCTGCGCACCCTCGTCACCGCGCTGGCCCTCACCCACACCCCGCGCGAGGTCCAGTTCTACTGCCTGGACTTCGGCGGCGGCGCCCTGGCCGCCCTGGCCGACCTGCCGCACGTCAGCGGCGTGTCCGGCCGCTTGGCCACCGGCGCGGTCCGCCGCACGGTCGCCGAGGTCGGCACCGTCCTCGCCCACCGCGAACGCCTGTTCGCCGAACACGGCATCGACGGCATGGCCACCTACCGCAGGCTGCGCGCCGAGGGCGGGTTCCCCGACCACCCGCACGGCGACGTGTTCCTGGTCATCGACGGGTGGCAGACCCTGCGCGGCGAGTTCGCCGACCTGGAGGAGGCGGTCGGCGACATCGCGGCCCGCGGCCTGTCCTACGGCGTGCACGTGGTGGCGAGCGCGGCGAGGTCGTTCGACCTGCGGATGAACATCCGCGACCTGTTCGGCAGCAAGCTCGAACTGCGCATCGGCGACCCGATCGACTCGGTCGTGGACCGCCGGGCGGCGATGAGCGTGCCGGCCGACGCGCCCGGCCGGGGCATCTCCATGAGCGCCCACCAGATGCTCATCGCCCTTCCCCGCATCGACGGCAAGCCCACCCCGGACGACGGCACCGAAGCCCTGCGCGCCCTGGTCACGTCCATCTCCACCGCCTGGCAGGGCGACCGCGCCCCGTCCGTCCGCCTGCTCCCCGGCGTGCTCCCGCTGACCGAACTCCCCGCACAGGACGACCTCACCGGTCCGGAAGCCGGCCTGGCCGTGGGCATCCACGAGAAGGACCTGTCCCCTCTCCGCCTGGACTTCACCGCCGACCCGCACTTCTTCCTGCTGGCCGACACCCAGTCCGGCAAAACGTCCTTCCTGAGGGCGTTGTCCCACCGCATCACCGCCGCCTACACCCCCGAGCAGGCCCGGATCATCCTGGTGGACCACCGCCGCAGCCTGCTGGACGAGGTCCCCGAGGAACACCTGCTGGGCTACGGCACCAACGACGCCCACAGCCGCGGCCTGCTCGGCGAGGTGGCGGAAGCGATGACCCAACGCCTCCCGGGTCCGGACGTCACCGCGGAACAACTGCGGGCGCGGAACTGGTGGAAGGGCCCGGAGATCTTCGTGCTGGTGGACGACTACGACATGGTCGCCACCCACCAGGAACACCCGCTGATGCCCCTGCTGCCCTTGGTGGCCCAGGGTTCGGACATCGGCCTGCACGTCGTCCTGGCCCGCCGCACCGGCGGCGCGGGCAGGGGCCTGTTCGAGCCCTTCCTGGCCAGGCTCCGCGAGGTCGGCACACCCGCCCTGATGATGTCGGGCGACCGCGACGAAGGCCCGCTGCTGGGCGGAATGCGCGCTCAAGTCCTGCCCCCGGGCCGGGGCTGGCTCATCGACCGCCGAGGCCACAAGGGCTTGGTCCAACTCGCCTGGCACCCACCGAGGAACTAG
- a CDS encoding winged helix-turn-helix domain-containing protein: protein MRVLITEDDDNLRVALEGALRGAGFAVDTAADLPSADEALFVNAYDCVVFDRMLPSGDSLRYVRERRAQGWPVPVLFLTARDTEADRVAGLRVGGGDYLVKPFAMAELVARVRNLCRLGWDGPPSVLRCADVELDPGRHRVTRGGVLLTLTRKEFLLLERLMSTPGTPVSKQELLSRGWDEMIDPRSNVLEVVIAALRRKLHEPLLIHTVRGFGYLISG from the coding sequence GTGCGGGTGCTGATCACCGAGGACGACGACAACCTGCGGGTGGCGTTGGAGGGGGCGTTGCGGGGGGCCGGGTTCGCCGTGGACACCGCCGCCGACCTGCCCTCCGCCGACGAGGCCCTGTTCGTCAACGCCTACGACTGCGTGGTGTTCGACCGGATGCTGCCCTCCGGCGACAGCCTGCGGTACGTGCGGGAGCGGCGGGCGCAGGGGTGGCCGGTGCCCGTGCTGTTCCTGACCGCTCGGGACACCGAGGCCGACCGGGTCGCCGGCCTGCGGGTCGGCGGCGGGGACTACCTGGTCAAGCCGTTCGCCATGGCCGAGCTCGTGGCGCGGGTGCGCAACCTGTGCCGGCTGGGGTGGGACGGGCCGCCGAGCGTGTTGCGCTGTGCGGACGTCGAGCTCGACCCCGGGCGGCACCGGGTCACGCGGGGCGGGGTGCTGCTCACCCTGACGCGCAAGGAGTTCCTGCTGCTGGAGCGGTTGATGTCCACGCCGGGCACGCCGGTGTCGAAGCAGGAGCTGCTGTCGCGCGGCTGGGACGAGATGATCGACCCGAGGTCGAACGTCCTCGAGGTCGTGATCGCGGCCCTGCGCCGCAAGCTGCACGAACCGCTGCTGATCCACACCGTGCGCGGGTTCGGGTACCTGATCAGCGGGTGA
- a CDS encoding type VII secretion target codes for MAGNYLHGETEGLLGLSNNTGAHAEEIGNNSVALGNHNAQLAGTSWTGTAHAAFASVEEARLGDSQRLTNMLQQQADNTRVVANLYESVDADSNQVVGGVSFGIASVING; via the coding sequence ATGGCCGGCAACTATCTCCACGGCGAGACCGAGGGCCTGCTCGGTCTGTCGAACAACACCGGGGCGCACGCCGAGGAGATCGGCAACAACAGCGTCGCGCTGGGCAACCACAACGCCCAGCTCGCCGGGACCAGCTGGACCGGGACCGCGCACGCGGCGTTCGCCTCGGTGGAGGAGGCGCGGCTGGGCGACAGCCAGCGGCTCACGAACATGTTGCAGCAGCAGGCCGACAACACCCGCGTGGTCGCGAACCTGTACGAGTCGGTCGACGCCGACAGCAACCAGGTCGTCGGCGGCGTGAGCTTCGGCATCGCGTCCGTCATCAACGGCTGA
- the mycP gene encoding type VII secretion-associated serine protease mycosin, which translates to MKRHGLSVLTTALAAVALHVMAGTATAAPPPGACHNAEPAHPAIRDQPWAQQLLDPRRVWPRTRGAGVLVAVVDSGVDADHPQLTRPGKVREGRDFVRGEPSAAYDCVSHGTGVAGIIAADPVPGIGFHGLAPDAEILPVRVSERDIGDRGESLRIDPRVLADGIRYAADMGAKVVNLSLAGFDDNPVVREAVAYAVGKDALVVAAVGNGQRDETTELPSFPAGYDGVLGVGAIDINGARFTGSQIGTYVDLVAPGSQVVAPTRVDGHSYVDGTSFAVPFVSATAALVRAAWPELTATQVSQRLLATANPARGGQASPAYGAGLVDPYRAVTDGLDPTHPATLPPHIPTPPDQAALDEANWLHTTGSTAKWGAAVTLAAVVAVALSALVHRHGRRRRWQPTWSTPLPSRPPVVEPPEQTFLVTET; encoded by the coding sequence ATGAAACGACACGGGCTTTCCGTGCTCACGACCGCGCTGGCCGCAGTGGCCCTGCACGTAATGGCCGGCACGGCAACCGCAGCACCCCCGCCCGGCGCATGCCACAACGCCGAGCCCGCCCACCCCGCCATCCGGGACCAGCCGTGGGCACAACAGCTCCTGGACCCGCGCCGAGTCTGGCCGCGCACCCGAGGCGCGGGAGTGCTGGTCGCCGTCGTGGACTCCGGCGTGGACGCCGACCACCCCCAACTCACCCGCCCCGGCAAAGTCCGCGAGGGCAGGGACTTCGTACGCGGCGAGCCTTCAGCCGCGTACGACTGCGTGTCACACGGCACCGGGGTCGCCGGCATCATCGCGGCCGACCCGGTGCCCGGCATCGGTTTCCACGGCCTCGCGCCGGACGCGGAGATCCTGCCGGTCCGGGTGAGTGAACGGGACATCGGCGACCGGGGCGAGTCGCTGCGCATCGACCCGAGGGTGCTGGCGGACGGCATCCGGTACGCGGCGGACATGGGTGCCAAGGTGGTCAACCTGTCGCTGGCGGGCTTCGACGACAACCCCGTGGTGCGCGAGGCGGTGGCGTACGCGGTGGGCAAGGACGCCTTGGTCGTGGCCGCAGTCGGCAACGGCCAACGCGACGAGACCACCGAACTACCGTCCTTCCCAGCGGGCTACGACGGCGTGCTGGGCGTAGGCGCGATCGACATCAACGGCGCAAGGTTCACCGGCTCGCAAATCGGCACGTACGTGGACCTGGTCGCCCCGGGCAGCCAGGTCGTCGCCCCCACCCGCGTCGACGGACACTCCTATGTGGACGGTACAAGCTTCGCCGTCCCCTTCGTCTCCGCCACCGCCGCCCTGGTCCGCGCGGCGTGGCCGGAACTCACCGCGACCCAAGTGTCCCAACGCCTCCTGGCCACCGCCAACCCGGCACGCGGCGGCCAGGCCAGCCCGGCGTACGGCGCCGGCTTGGTCGACCCGTACCGAGCAGTCACCGACGGCCTGGACCCAACCCACCCCGCCACCCTCCCACCCCACATACCCACCCCACCCGACCAGGCCGCGCTAGACGAGGCGAACTGGCTCCACACCACCGGAAGCACCGCAAAGTGGGGCGCGGCCGTGACCTTGGCGGCGGTCGTAGCGGTCGCGCTGTCAGCCTTGGTCCACCGACACGGCCGCCGCCGCCGCTGGCAACCAACCTGGTCCACGCCCCTGCCCTCCCGACCGCCCGTGGTCGAACCGCCCGAACAAACCTTCCTGGTCACCGAAACCTAG
- a CDS encoding AAA family ATPase yields MTAALHVSDRPGGYPTLGQALADAPDGTVITLAGGTYAEAVELTGRRVTLQAAAGASVVLDGPLRAVGGELVVRGIEVRGGIATDDVALIVDRCTVSGGRGPALRVRGGTAFEVVGCTITAAEQGVVVEGAPGTVVGTTISEITGDGVVVGVGADPVLRDCTVTGCGLRGIYVYQYSRPVVEDCEISRTGAEGVVAAHHAAPVLRRCTVSAGIVFGPGCGGAVDSCDGDVQLDPAATTSVVAGPPSAGPLEELLAELDGMIGLPQVKAEVRALVDELQVNEWRRAAGLPVGPAGHHLVFAGAPGTGKTTVARIYGRLLKALGVLPGGEFREVSRRDLVGQYIGHTAEKTASVFEQAMGGVLFIDEAYTLTRAVGAGDFGQEAVDTLVKLMEDHRNSVAVIVAGYTADMVGFLAANPGLASRFAKTVEFEDYTAEELLGIIDRMAVAGEYRLDRGADPVLLDHFERAALEPHFGNARDARRLFEAVRKAQSQRLRTLGRVPDVEELRELRVEDVLAAVTG; encoded by the coding sequence ATGACCGCCGCGCTGCACGTCTCCGACCGGCCCGGCGGGTACCCGACCCTCGGCCAGGCCCTCGCCGACGCACCCGACGGCACCGTGATCACCCTGGCCGGCGGCACGTACGCGGAGGCGGTCGAGCTGACCGGCCGCCGGGTGACCCTCCAGGCCGCCGCCGGGGCGAGCGTCGTGCTCGACGGTCCGCTGCGGGCGGTCGGCGGTGAGCTGGTGGTGCGGGGGATCGAGGTGCGCGGCGGGATCGCGACCGACGACGTGGCCCTGATCGTGGACCGCTGCACGGTGTCCGGCGGCCGGGGACCGGCGTTGCGGGTGCGCGGCGGCACGGCGTTCGAGGTCGTCGGCTGCACGATCACCGCGGCCGAGCAGGGGGTCGTGGTCGAGGGCGCGCCGGGCACGGTCGTCGGGACCACGATCTCGGAGATCACCGGGGACGGCGTCGTCGTGGGGGTCGGCGCCGACCCGGTGCTGCGGGACTGCACGGTGACCGGCTGCGGCTTGCGCGGGATCTACGTCTACCAGTACAGCCGACCGGTCGTCGAGGACTGCGAGATCTCCCGCACCGGGGCGGAGGGCGTCGTCGCCGCCCACCACGCCGCGCCCGTGCTGCGCCGCTGCACGGTGTCCGCGGGCATCGTGTTCGGGCCCGGGTGCGGCGGCGCGGTGGACTCGTGCGACGGGGACGTCCAGCTCGACCCGGCCGCCACCACGTCGGTCGTCGCAGGCCCGCCTTCGGCCGGCCCGCTGGAGGAGCTGCTGGCCGAGCTGGACGGCATGATCGGCCTGCCGCAGGTCAAGGCCGAGGTCCGGGCCCTGGTGGACGAGTTGCAGGTCAACGAGTGGCGGCGCGCGGCGGGCCTGCCCGTGGGACCGGCCGGCCACCACCTGGTGTTCGCCGGCGCACCCGGCACCGGCAAGACCACCGTGGCCCGGATCTACGGACGGCTGCTCAAGGCCCTGGGCGTGCTGCCCGGCGGCGAGTTCCGCGAGGTGTCCCGGCGCGACCTGGTGGGCCAGTACATCGGCCACACCGCCGAGAAGACCGCCTCGGTGTTCGAGCAGGCGATGGGCGGGGTGCTGTTCATCGACGAGGCCTACACCCTGACCCGGGCGGTGGGCGCGGGGGACTTCGGCCAGGAGGCCGTGGACACGCTGGTCAAGCTGATGGAGGACCACCGCAACTCGGTGGCCGTGATCGTCGCCGGGTACACCGCGGACATGGTCGGGTTCCTGGCGGCGAACCCGGGCCTGGCGTCGAGGTTCGCCAAGACGGTCGAGTTCGAGGACTACACCGCCGAGGAGCTGCTGGGGATCATCGACCGGATGGCGGTCGCCGGCGAGTACCGGCTCGACCGAGGGGCGGACCCGGTGCTGCTGGACCACTTCGAGCGGGCCGCCCTCGAACCGCACTTCGGCAACGCCCGCGACGCGCGGCGGCTGTTCGAGGCGGTGCGCAAGGCCCAGTCGCAGCGGCTGCGGACGTTGGGTCGCGTCCCGGACGTCGAGGAGCTGCGCGAACTGCGGGTGGAGGACGTGCTCGCCGCCGTCACCGGCTGA
- a CDS encoding sensor histidine kinase, translated as MTGSAADRLRRLRWVLTAVFTATNTIALVAFAWWVVLDDSRQGEAELDAQLTRVTTAVSRLVVYDRAVNFHLVNTDELDQGCPQFAILPGGAPPFQAHVSKRVCVPVDNAVLSSLATSAVRRGGVVDGYQRGTGGELVRVRAEPLLSPDREYIGAVVAVADTRPRQAAHNRLVLLVVGGCLVLVGGLGVAAHVLSGRAIRPAAAALQQQEVLLAETAHDLRTPVAALRALAETALDNPTQRADLLPRTVRLAARMGGIIDGLLVRARLAAGVEQLAIQPVWLDQLVAGVVEETPTDGAQVTVTTAPTKVNADPALLQRAIGNLLDNAMRYGRRPGEEALVHITVAGGTVTVADHGPGIDAALAEEVFDRFSSTGGSSGLGLSIVRWVAQAHGGRLAVYNADEGGAIFELSLPVIAP; from the coding sequence GTGACCGGGTCGGCGGCCGACCGGCTGCGCCGGCTGCGCTGGGTGCTGACCGCCGTGTTCACCGCCACCAACACCATCGCGCTGGTCGCGTTCGCCTGGTGGGTCGTGCTCGACGACTCCCGGCAGGGCGAGGCGGAGCTGGACGCGCAGCTCACCCGGGTCACCACGGCGGTCAGCCGGCTGGTGGTCTACGACCGCGCGGTGAACTTCCACCTGGTCAACACCGACGAGCTCGACCAGGGCTGCCCGCAGTTCGCGATCCTGCCCGGCGGCGCACCCCCGTTCCAGGCGCACGTGTCGAAGCGGGTGTGCGTGCCCGTGGACAACGCCGTGCTCAGCTCGCTGGCCACCAGCGCCGTGCGACGGGGCGGGGTGGTCGACGGCTACCAGCGCGGCACCGGCGGCGAACTGGTCCGGGTGCGGGCCGAACCGCTGCTCAGCCCGGATCGGGAGTACATCGGCGCGGTGGTCGCCGTCGCCGACACCCGACCGCGCCAGGCCGCGCACAACCGCCTGGTGCTGCTCGTGGTCGGCGGGTGCCTGGTCCTGGTGGGCGGGTTGGGCGTGGCCGCGCACGTGCTGTCCGGCCGCGCCATCCGCCCCGCCGCCGCCGCGTTGCAGCAGCAGGAAGTGCTGCTCGCGGAAACCGCCCACGACCTGCGCACCCCCGTCGCCGCCCTGCGCGCCCTCGCCGAGACCGCGCTGGACAACCCGACCCAACGCGCCGACCTGCTGCCCCGCACGGTCCGGCTGGCGGCACGCATGGGCGGGATCATCGACGGTCTCCTGGTGCGCGCCCGCCTGGCCGCCGGGGTGGAGCAGTTGGCCATCCAGCCCGTGTGGCTGGACCAACTCGTCGCCGGGGTGGTCGAGGAGACGCCGACCGACGGCGCCCAGGTCACCGTCACGACCGCGCCGACCAAGGTCAACGCCGACCCGGCACTGCTGCAACGCGCGATCGGGAACCTGCTGGACAACGCCATGCGGTACGGGCGGCGGCCGGGTGAAGAGGCCCTCGTGCACATCACCGTCGCCGGCGGCACCGTCACCGTGGCCGACCACGGTCCGGGCATCGACGCGGCGCTGGCCGAGGAGGTGTTCGACCGGTTCTCCAGCACGGGCGGGTCGTCCGGGCTCGGGTTGTCCATCGTGCGGTGGGTCGCGCAGGCGCACGGCGGTCGCTTGGCGGTCTACAACGCGGACGAGGGCGGCGCGATCTTCGAACTGAGCCTGCCGGTCATCGCACCGTGA
- a CDS encoding response regulator transcription factor → MTRVMVVEDDEDLRVAVSAALRAEGLRVDAAPDLASADRALAGGDFACVVFDRMLPDGDSLDYVHARRSAGWSVPVLFLTARDALADRVAGFEHGGDDYLVKPFSVAELAARVGNLCRRSGARPTVLRHADLEVDCARREVRRGGVLLTLSAKEFAVLEHLVARVDQAVERGELIEHCWDSRTDPTANVVDVVVRRLRRKLGEPELIHTVRGRGYLVGTP, encoded by the coding sequence ATGACACGGGTGATGGTCGTCGAGGACGACGAAGACCTGCGGGTGGCGGTGTCGGCCGCGCTGCGCGCCGAGGGGTTGCGCGTCGACGCCGCCCCGGACCTCGCCTCCGCCGACCGCGCGCTGGCCGGCGGCGACTTCGCGTGCGTCGTGTTCGACCGGATGCTGCCCGACGGCGACTCCCTGGACTACGTGCACGCCCGCAGGTCGGCCGGGTGGAGCGTGCCCGTGCTGTTCCTGACCGCCCGGGACGCCCTGGCCGACCGGGTCGCCGGGTTCGAGCACGGCGGTGACGACTACCTGGTCAAACCGTTCTCCGTGGCGGAGCTGGCGGCCCGCGTCGGCAACCTGTGCCGCCGGTCGGGCGCGCGGCCCACCGTGCTGCGGCACGCGGACCTGGAGGTGGACTGCGCGCGGCGCGAGGTGCGGCGCGGCGGGGTGCTGCTAACCCTGTCGGCCAAGGAGTTCGCCGTGCTGGAACACCTGGTGGCGCGGGTCGACCAGGCGGTGGAGCGCGGCGAGCTGATCGAGCACTGCTGGGACTCCCGGACCGACCCCACGGCGAACGTGGTCGACGTGGTGGTGCGGCGGCTGCGGCGCAAGCTGGGCGAACCCGAGCTGATCCACACCGTGCGCGGGCGCGGGTACCTGGTGGGCACGCCGTGA